The segment AGATAATCATTGGATGTACCCTCTCCTCTGATGGCGGCAATAGGAAGAATCAAATCACCCAATTGGGTTTTCTTTTTCAATCCTCCACATTTACCTAAAAACAGCACGGCTTTGGGTTTGATGGCAGAGAGTAAATCCATGATCGTAGCAGCAACTGCACTGCCCATACCGAAATTGATTATGGTGATCCCATTGGCAGTGGCGGTTTGCATTGCTCTGTCTTTGCCAGTGATCTCTGTTCCAAATTTGTTGGCAAATATTTCGACGTAATTAGAAAAGTTGGTGAGTAGAATGTATTCTGCAAATTTATCCAATTCCAGCCCTGTGTATCTTGGTAGCCAGTTTTCTGCAATTTCTTGTTTTGTTTTCATTAGTAGGTTTTATTGTATTGATCGAGATGAAAATGTAGTAACATTGAAGTATCGTTCTGGATATGGAAATACTCAATTTACCCACATTTGAATTTAATATACGAGAATCATCAGAAGGCAGAGAAATTTGGGATGAATTTCGTAAAAAATATATTCAGCTGACACCTGAAGAATGGGTGCGTCAAAATTTTTTGAAGCATTTGAATCAAAATTTGTCCTATCCGAAATCACTCCTGAAAGTTGAAGGCAGCTTAAAATATAATAAGTTGAGCAAGCGCCCAGACATTGTTGCCTATGACTCAAACGGGAGACCCTTGATGCTGGTGGAATGCAAAGCTACTTTTGTGAAGATAGATGAAAGCACATTCAAACAAGCATCCGTGTACAATACAGTGATCAGAGCAAAGTACCTTGTTGTGACCAATGGGCTGCAACACTTCTGCTGCGAGCAAAATTTTGATTCTGGAACCTCTACATTTCTTAGAGAGATTCCAGAATACTATGTTTAGAGGTATTTCTCTACACTTTGATAAGGGAGATCAAATGCTTCTGCAACCGCTTTGTAGACTATTTCTCCTTTGATGATGTTTAGTCCTGGTTTTAGATCCAAGTTCTCTTGGCATGCCTTTTTCCATCCTTTGTTTGCCAGCTGGATGGCATACGGTAGGGTCGCATTCGTCAGTGCCAAGGTCGAAGTATAGGGTACAGCTCCCGGCATATTGGCCACACTGTAGTGCACCACATCATCCACGATGAAAATAGGGTCTTGGTGAGTGGTAGGCCTTGTCGTCTCCATGCATCCACCTTGGTCTATAGCAACATCTACCAGTACTGTGCCTGGTCTCATATCTTTGAGCATGTCTTTGGTGATCAATTTTGGTGCTTTGGCTCCAGGTACCAATACTGCCCCAATGATCAAGTCATGATCCTTGATCAGTTCTCTGATGTTGTATTCACTAGACATCAGGGTCTTGACGTTGGCAGGCATGACATCATCCAAGTAGCGCAATCTCTCAAGGCTCAAATCCAATATCGTCACATCTGCGCCTAGTCCTGCAGCCATTTTTGCGGCCTCAGTGCCTACGACTCCTCCTCCTAGAATCATGACTTTTGCAGGGTGTACACCTGGTACACCGCCTAATAGAATGCCACGACCTTTCATGGGTTTTTCAAGGTATTTAGCGCCTTGCTGGATTGACATCCTACCTGCGACTTCTGACATAGGGACGAGTAGTGGTAAACTTCTGTTTTTTTCTACAGTTTCGTAAGCAAGACAAACTGCTTTACTACTGATCATCGCTTTGGTCAATGGCTCATGCGAGGCAAAGTGAAAGTAGGTGAATAGCAATTGGTCTTCCTTGATTAGGTTATATTCAGCCTCGATAGGTTCTTTGACCTTGATGATCATCTCTGCTACCTGGTAAACATCTTCAATAGTGGGGAGTAATTTTGCACCTACGCTGACATATTCTTCGTCTGCAAACCCACTGCCTTCCCCAGCGGTGGATTGTATGAAAACTTGATGGCCATGTTTAATCAGCTCCTTGGTCCCAGAGGGAGTCAAGGCCACACGATTTTCGTTGTTTTTAATTTCTTTGGGTACCCCGATGATCATTTTTGTTGTTCTTTAAATATTTTAGATGCGTTTTCTGTTGTTTTTGATATGCACTCATATTCAGAATATTATTCTAATTTTCAGACTATAATGTTCAATTGCCTGTCATTTGTTTATTGAATCAATTATATTTTAATGTAAAAAGTAAATATTCAATATAATATTCTGATATATGTATTATATCTGCGTTAAATATAATATTATTTTGTTTGATTCTAAAATGAATTTGAAAGCTGAACTTGATTCTTTAAATTTGTCAACATTAGTATAAATTGACATATTGAACCCAAATAGATCAAGTGAAAGTTGCTGAAAAAACATCGAAGTTAATGTCTGTCAAAAAGGAGATTTTGGATGATTACCGACTTGCTGTAGAGAGTAGGGAGATCAGTTATATCGGTAGAAAGGAAGTCTTCATGGGAAAGGCTAAATTCGGGATTTTTGGTGATGGTAAGGAGTTGGCACAGATCGCCATGGCCAAAGTTTTTCGTGATGGAGATTTTAGGTCTGGTTATTATAGAGATCAGACTTTCATGATGGCTATTGGACAGATGACTTCTCAGCAGTTTTTTGCGCAACTGTATGCTCATACAGATGTAGAGGCTGAGCCCGCATCGGCTGGCCGTATGATGAATGGACACTTTGGGACACGCACTATTCAAGAAGATGGTGAATGGAAGGATTTGACCAAGATGAAAAACTCGGCATCAGATATTTCATGTACAGCAGCGCAGGTTCCGAGATTGTTGGGATTTGCTTATGCATCCAAATTATACAGAGAGAACCCTGCCTTACACGACAATAAGAAATTTTCTGTAAATGGAAATGAAGTTGCATTTGGCACCATAGGCAATGCCTCAACGGCAGAGGGGCACTTCTTTGAAATGATGAATGCGGCAGGTGTGCTGCAGGTGCCTGTTGTCATGGGAGTTTGGGATGATGAGTATGGGATTTCAGTCCCTAACAAATACCAGACTACTAAGAGCAGCATTTCCAAAGCCATGGCTGGTTTCCAAAGAGATGCCAACGACAAAGGAATAGAAATAATGACGGTCAATGGTTGGGACTATGTAGCCTTGACAGAGACCTTTCGCAAGGCGGATAAGATAGCACGAGAAGAGCATGTGCCTGTATTGGTACATGTCCTTGAAATCACCCAGCCACAGGGACATTCGACTTCAGGTTCGCATGAGCGATACAAATCCAAGGAGAGGTTGGATTGGGAGAACGAATATGACTGCAATAAGAAAATGCGTGAGTGGATACTCAGCGAAAAACTAGCTACAGACCAGGAGCTAGATATCATCGAAGATGAGTGTAGAGAGATTGCCAAAAATGCTAGAAACAATGCATGGAAAGAATACAGAGACTCACTTCAGAAAGACATAGATACGGCAGTCAGCGTAATTGATTCCATCGCTGATAGAAGTCGGTCAAGAAACAAATTGTTATCCATCGCCAAGAGTTTGAAAGAAGGACTCAATGTGAATAAATTGGATGTGACACGGGCATCCAAAAAGGCATTGAGATTGGTCAGAGAAGAACCTTCTAAGAGTAGAGATATGTTGATCTATTGGCTCAAAGAAGTAGAAAAGAAAAGGCATGACGAGTACAGCTCATCACTGTACAGCGAAACAAAGTACTCAGCCCTAAAAGTAGAAGCCATTGCTCCACAGTACAGCACCAAATCCAAAATGGTAGATGGTCGTGAAGTGATGCAAGCCTGCTTTGACGCTGCACTGACTCGTGACCCGAGGGTTTTTGCCATTGGAGAGGATGTAGGGAAAATCGGGGATGTGAATCAGGGATTTGCAGGGCTTCAAGACAAACATGGTGAACTCAGAGTCACTGATACGGGGATTCGTGAAACAACCATTATTGGTCAAGGAATAGGGTCAGCATTGAGAGGACTCAGACCAATTGTGGAGATACAATATTTGGACTATGTCCTGTACACAATACAAACCTTGTCAGACGACTTGGCATCTTTGAGTTATAGAACCAAGGGAGGCCAGAGAGCTCCGTTGATCATTCGTACCAGAGGTCACAGGTTGGAAGGTATCTGGCATTCTGGCTCACCTATGGGTATGATTATCAATGCCATCAGAGGGGTCTATGTATTGGTGCCAAGGAATATGACTCAGGCTGCCGGTATGTACAACACCATGCTACAGTCAGATGACGCGGCATTGATAGTAGAGAGTCTCAATGGCTACCGATTAAAGGAAAGAATGCCTGATAATGTAGGAGAATATACCGTACAGATAGGGCAACCAGAACTACTCAGAGAAGGGAGAGATATCACAGTAGTGACTTATGGATCGATGTGTAGAATCGTCATGGAAGCCGCCAACCAACTGGCAGAATATGGTGTCGAGTTGGAGGTCATCGATGCACAAACTTTGCTGCCTTTTGATGTGAATCACAGCATTGTAGAGTCAGTCAAGAAAACGAACAGACTTATTGTAGCAGATGAAGATGTACCTGGTGGTGCTTCTGCATTTATTTTGCAAAAAATCTTGGAAGAGCAAAAGGCGTATCAGTTTTTGGATAATCAACCAATTACCATTACGGCAAAGGAACACAGACCTGCTTATGGTTCAGATGGTGATTATTTTTCTAAGCCCAATGCAGAAGAGATATTTGACAAGGCCTATGAGATCATGAGTGAAGTGGATC is part of the Reichenbachiella agarivorans genome and harbors:
- a CDS encoding type I restriction enzyme HsdR N-terminal domain-containing protein codes for the protein MEILNLPTFEFNIRESSEGREIWDEFRKKYIQLTPEEWVRQNFLKHLNQNLSYPKSLLKVEGSLKYNKLSKRPDIVAYDSNGRPLMLVECKATFVKIDESTFKQASVYNTVIRAKYLVVTNGLQHFCCEQNFDSGTSTFLREIPEYYV
- the ald gene encoding alanine dehydrogenase — encoded protein: MIIGVPKEIKNNENRVALTPSGTKELIKHGHQVFIQSTAGEGSGFADEEYVSVGAKLLPTIEDVYQVAEMIIKVKEPIEAEYNLIKEDQLLFTYFHFASHEPLTKAMISSKAVCLAYETVEKNRSLPLLVPMSEVAGRMSIQQGAKYLEKPMKGRGILLGGVPGVHPAKVMILGGGVVGTEAAKMAAGLGADVTILDLSLERLRYLDDVMPANVKTLMSSEYNIRELIKDHDLIIGAVLVPGAKAPKLITKDMLKDMRPGTVLVDVAIDQGGCMETTRPTTHQDPIFIVDDVVHYSVANMPGAVPYTSTLALTNATLPYAIQLANKGWKKACQENLDLKPGLNIIKGEIVYKAVAEAFDLPYQSVEKYL
- a CDS encoding alpha-ketoacid dehydrogenase subunit alpha/beta, which gives rise to MSVKKEILDDYRLAVESREISYIGRKEVFMGKAKFGIFGDGKELAQIAMAKVFRDGDFRSGYYRDQTFMMAIGQMTSQQFFAQLYAHTDVEAEPASAGRMMNGHFGTRTIQEDGEWKDLTKMKNSASDISCTAAQVPRLLGFAYASKLYRENPALHDNKKFSVNGNEVAFGTIGNASTAEGHFFEMMNAAGVLQVPVVMGVWDDEYGISVPNKYQTTKSSISKAMAGFQRDANDKGIEIMTVNGWDYVALTETFRKADKIAREEHVPVLVHVLEITQPQGHSTSGSHERYKSKERLDWENEYDCNKKMREWILSEKLATDQELDIIEDECREIAKNARNNAWKEYRDSLQKDIDTAVSVIDSIADRSRSRNKLLSIAKSLKEGLNVNKLDVTRASKKALRLVREEPSKSRDMLIYWLKEVEKKRHDEYSSSLYSETKYSALKVEAIAPQYSTKSKMVDGREVMQACFDAALTRDPRVFAIGEDVGKIGDVNQGFAGLQDKHGELRVTDTGIRETTIIGQGIGSALRGLRPIVEIQYLDYVLYTIQTLSDDLASLSYRTKGGQRAPLIIRTRGHRLEGIWHSGSPMGMIINAIRGVYVLVPRNMTQAAGMYNTMLQSDDAALIVESLNGYRLKERMPDNVGEYTVQIGQPELLREGRDITVVTYGSMCRIVMEAANQLAEYGVELEVIDAQTLLPFDVNHSIVESVKKTNRLIVADEDVPGGASAFILQKILEEQKAYQFLDNQPITITAKEHRPAYGSDGDYFSKPNAEEIFDKAYEIMSEVDPELYPSIY